From Polynucleobacter sp. JS-JIR-II-b4, a single genomic window includes:
- a CDS encoding lipocalin family protein has product MRKIYPIFFSACILLFNFSAYGQGSDAPVKTIQSLDVQRYLGVWYEIAKYPNWFQRKCISNTKAVYSARADGTLKVLNSCKTAEGEISEAEGTAKQIGAKDSPKLEVRFAPAWLAFIPLVWGDYWVIDLDAQYQVAVVSDPRREYLWILSRTPQIDKKVYEDTLTRIQAQQFDTRKLELTPQATTK; this is encoded by the coding sequence ATGAGGAAAATTTATCCAATATTTTTTAGCGCTTGCATTTTGTTGTTTAACTTTTCTGCATACGGGCAGGGAAGTGATGCGCCGGTAAAGACGATTCAATCCCTTGATGTGCAGCGCTATCTGGGAGTCTGGTATGAGATTGCCAAATACCCAAACTGGTTTCAGAGGAAGTGCATTAGCAATACGAAGGCGGTCTATTCGGCTAGGGCTGATGGCACTCTCAAAGTGCTCAATAGCTGCAAAACTGCCGAGGGCGAAATATCGGAGGCCGAGGGTACTGCAAAGCAGATTGGGGCAAAAGACTCACCTAAGCTTGAAGTGCGATTTGCGCCTGCGTGGCTGGCCTTTATCCCTTTGGTTTGGGGTGATTATTGGGTGATTGATCTGGATGCTCAGTATCAAGTGGCTGTAGTAAGCGATCCTCGTCGTGAATATCTGTGGATTTTGTCCAGAACTCCACAGATAGATAAAAAAGTATATGAAGACACCTTAACGCGCATACAGGCGCAACAGTTCGATACACGTAAGTTAGAGCTAACTCCACAAGCAACTACCAAGTAA
- a CDS encoding MBL fold metallo-hydrolase: MTTHLLPPGIEVFERGWLSANNIFHFGENDVSLVDSGYCAHQDLTIGLVQNALQKHRLLKLNRVVNTHLHSDHCGGNAALVKAFHSEVCIPAAEAIAVQNWDSALLSYDNLGQECPQFPHHGVLIPGEEILLGRYLWKILAAPGHDPHSVMLYQADHRILISADALWEEGFGVIFPELWGEVGFEEVAQTLDLIETLPVNLVIPGHGAPFTDVSKSLATARSRLDYLASDPDRNARHGAKVLLKYRLLEWRSRDIAHVNEWIANTPALISAAKLLNMSMDEFTQWLPKALIKSGAAKLDNQMLVDLA, from the coding sequence ATGACTACGCATTTGCTACCTCCAGGGATTGAAGTCTTTGAAAGAGGCTGGCTCTCTGCCAATAATATTTTTCACTTTGGTGAAAATGATGTTTCTTTGGTGGATTCTGGATATTGTGCTCACCAAGATCTGACTATCGGTTTGGTTCAGAATGCATTGCAAAAGCATCGTCTATTGAAATTAAATAGGGTGGTTAATACCCATCTGCATTCAGACCACTGTGGTGGCAATGCGGCTTTGGTAAAAGCATTTCATAGCGAGGTATGTATTCCGGCTGCTGAAGCGATAGCAGTTCAAAACTGGGATAGCGCTTTATTAAGTTATGACAACTTGGGTCAAGAGTGCCCTCAGTTTCCGCATCACGGTGTATTGATCCCGGGTGAGGAAATACTGTTAGGAAGATATCTCTGGAAGATATTGGCAGCACCAGGACATGATCCGCACTCTGTTATGTTGTACCAGGCAGATCACCGTATATTGATTTCAGCTGACGCCCTATGGGAAGAGGGTTTCGGAGTGATTTTTCCTGAGCTTTGGGGTGAAGTGGGTTTTGAAGAGGTGGCACAAACCTTGGATTTGATTGAGACATTGCCAGTCAATCTGGTGATCCCTGGGCATGGCGCACCTTTTACGGATGTTTCCAAATCTCTTGCTACAGCAAGATCGAGATTGGATTATTTGGCCTCTGATCCAGATCGGAATGCCCGACATGGCGCTAAAGTATTGTTGAAATACCGCCTCTTAGAATGGCGCAGCCGTGACATTGCACATGTGAATGAATGGATTGCGAATACACCTGCATTAATTAGTGCAGCAAAACTGCTCAACATGAGTATGGATGAATTTACGCAGTGGTTGCCTAAAGCCTTGATCAAGTCGGGTGCAGCAAAACTGGATAATCAAATGTTGGTTGATCTTGCCTAA
- a CDS encoding SDR family NAD(P)-dependent oxidoreductase, with protein sequence MEHTVLVTGATAGFGEATARRFLAHGHKVAAVGRRAERLEALKSSLPAEQQKKLLTMVVDVCDSAQVDSLASALPAEFSKITVLVNNAGLALGLEPAHKAFLSDWDQMIDTNIKGLVHMSRAFLPGMVDRKCGHIINLGSVAANYPYPGGNVYGGTKAFVKQFSLNLRADLIGTPVRVTCIEPGMCAGTEFSNVRFKGDDDKAGKVYTGVQALSADDVAEAIYWSATLPSHMNINVLEVMPVQQAFNAFNVHRGEF encoded by the coding sequence ATGGAACATACCGTATTAGTTACTGGCGCTACCGCAGGATTTGGAGAGGCAACTGCCCGACGATTTTTAGCTCATGGGCATAAGGTTGCAGCTGTTGGTAGAAGAGCTGAGCGTTTAGAGGCGCTAAAAAGTTCCTTGCCTGCTGAGCAGCAGAAAAAACTTCTCACCATGGTTGTGGATGTTTGCGATAGTGCTCAGGTTGACTCTTTGGCAAGTGCGCTGCCAGCAGAATTTTCAAAGATAACTGTTTTGGTAAACAATGCTGGGCTTGCTTTGGGCTTAGAGCCAGCTCATAAAGCATTTTTGAGTGATTGGGATCAAATGATTGATACCAATATTAAGGGACTTGTGCATATGAGTCGCGCCTTCTTGCCCGGTATGGTCGATCGTAAGTGTGGCCATATAATTAATTTAGGCTCTGTTGCTGCAAACTATCCTTACCCAGGCGGCAATGTGTATGGGGGCACCAAAGCATTTGTTAAGCAATTTAGTTTAAATTTACGCGCCGATCTGATTGGCACTCCAGTACGAGTAACTTGTATAGAGCCCGGTATGTGTGCTGGTACAGAATTCTCCAATGTTCGCTTTAAGGGTGATGATGACAAAGCGGGGAAGGTATATACCGGTGTTCAGGCCTTGAGTGCTGACGATGTTGCTGAAGCAATTTATTGGTCAGCCACTTTACCGAGTCATATGAATATCAATGTCTTAGAGGTGATGCCCGTTCAGCAAGCTTTCAATGCATTCAATGTGCATCGTGGCGAGTTTTAA
- a CDS encoding DUF2889 domain-containing protein yields the protein MLSTPTSRSLLHTREITFQGYIREDGLWDIEGHLKDFKTNPFQTSAKTWQPGEAFHDMWVRITLDRDFVIKDIEAAMDGHPHAECTAALPPMDALIGSRLGKGWRKTIDTHLGGIKGCTHLRELLSSLATAAYQSIPGAFFDPAGDKPPLYLGTCKSWDFDGPVVMRVYPKFYQWNKTKT from the coding sequence ATGCTCTCCACCCCAACATCACGCTCTCTTTTACATACCCGAGAAATTACTTTTCAGGGCTACATAAGAGAAGATGGCTTGTGGGATATCGAAGGCCATTTAAAGGACTTCAAGACAAATCCTTTTCAGACGAGCGCAAAGACTTGGCAACCAGGCGAGGCCTTTCATGACATGTGGGTGCGTATCACGCTAGACCGCGACTTTGTCATCAAAGACATTGAGGCGGCAATGGATGGACACCCCCATGCAGAATGTACGGCAGCGCTTCCACCAATGGATGCTTTAATTGGGTCGCGACTAGGGAAGGGCTGGCGCAAGACGATTGACACCCACCTTGGCGGGATTAAAGGCTGCACGCATTTGCGCGAGCTTCTCTCCAGCCTTGCTACTGCCGCCTATCAATCCATTCCAGGAGCATTCTTCGATCCAGCTGGTGATAAGCCACCACTTTACTTGGGTACATGCAAATCTTGGGACTTTGATGGTCCTGTAGTGATGCGCGTGTATCCCAAGTTTTATCAGTGGAATAAAACTAAAACTTAA
- a CDS encoding pseudouridine synthase has protein sequence MAKPISLEKILFSQGFGTRRYCGDLVYAELVKVNGVLAEDPEERVATESLILNIEGKDWEYHEKAYLAFNKPANYECSHKTTHHPSVYSLLPSPFVERGLQCVGRLDYDTTGLLLISDDGQFIHKMTTPKKNIGKVYEITTPEPITQKQIDHLMNGVVLDDDPKPCFASACKLISDHVLAMTIVEGRYHQVKRMMAAVGNHVAKLHRTEIGAYRTPADLNEGEWRWLYPEDLKQLSQSVSS, from the coding sequence ATGGCAAAACCCATCTCCCTCGAAAAAATTCTTTTTAGCCAAGGCTTTGGCACCCGTCGCTATTGCGGTGATTTAGTGTATGCCGAACTGGTAAAGGTGAATGGTGTGCTGGCTGAAGATCCAGAGGAGAGAGTTGCTACTGAAAGCCTGATCCTCAATATAGAAGGCAAAGACTGGGAGTATCACGAGAAGGCTTACCTTGCTTTTAATAAGCCGGCAAATTACGAATGCTCACATAAAACGACGCATCATCCTAGTGTTTATAGTTTGTTACCCAGCCCCTTTGTCGAGAGAGGGTTGCAATGTGTGGGCCGCCTAGACTACGACACTACTGGCTTACTCTTAATATCGGATGATGGTCAGTTTATTCATAAGATGACGACTCCGAAGAAAAACATTGGCAAGGTTTATGAAATCACTACACCTGAGCCCATTACGCAAAAACAAATCGATCATTTAATGAATGGTGTTGTGTTAGATGACGATCCTAAACCTTGCTTTGCTTCGGCATGTAAGCTAATTTCTGATCATGTGTTGGCGATGACGATTGTTGAAGGACGCTATCACCAGGTAAAACGCATGATGGCGGCAGTTGGTAATCATGTGGCTAAATTACACCGCACCGAAATTGGCGCATACCGTACGCCTGCAGATTTGAATGAAGGCGAATGGCGCTGGCTTTATCCAGAAGATTTAAAGCAACTTTCCCAAAGTGTTTCTTCTTAA
- a CDS encoding 4a-hydroxytetrahydrobiopterin dehydratase, whose protein sequence is MVDSFDLEKEVPLWSLDASGKRIAREFAFADFKQAFEFMTLCAQYAEEINHHPDWSNSWNKVAVELSTHSAGALTKLDIQLAKAMDAFAFQVKQD, encoded by the coding sequence ATGGTCGATAGCTTCGATTTGGAAAAAGAAGTTCCCTTATGGTCCTTGGACGCCAGTGGAAAAAGAATTGCGAGGGAGTTTGCCTTTGCAGACTTCAAACAGGCTTTTGAATTTATGACTCTTTGCGCTCAATATGCGGAAGAAATTAACCATCACCCGGATTGGTCAAACTCTTGGAATAAGGTCGCTGTGGAATTGAGCACACATTCAGCTGGTGCTTTAACTAAACTAGATATTCAGTTGGCAAAGGCAATGGATGCCTTTGCCTTCCAGGTGAAACAAGACTAA
- a CDS encoding (2Fe-2S)-binding protein has translation MQLDINGQIQNIDVEPNMPLLWAIREVVGLTGTKYGCGVAQCGACTVYLNGEPVRSCSIPVSAIGSAKITTIEALSKNSTHPVQQAWIALDVPQCGYCQSGQIMAAAALLKRNPKPSDADIDNAMGNLCRCGTYQKIRDGIHVASGQKKLADVLAQYNATPATRG, from the coding sequence ATGCAATTAGATATTAATGGTCAGATTCAGAATATTGATGTGGAGCCCAATATGCCCTTGTTATGGGCTATTCGAGAAGTGGTCGGGCTCACTGGTACGAAGTACGGCTGTGGTGTCGCTCAATGTGGGGCGTGTACTGTCTACCTCAATGGCGAGCCAGTCCGTTCTTGTTCAATTCCAGTGTCTGCTATTGGTAGTGCCAAAATCACTACTATTGAAGCGCTCTCAAAAAATAGTACGCATCCAGTACAACAAGCTTGGATTGCACTTGATGTTCCTCAGTGTGGTTATTGCCAATCTGGTCAGATCATGGCCGCTGCAGCGCTGTTAAAGCGAAACCCAAAGCCTTCTGATGCTGATATCGATAATGCAATGGGTAATCTTTGTCGTTGCGGAACCTATCAAAAGATTCGTGATGGGATTCATGTTGCTTCCGGTCAAAAGAAATTGGCAGATGTCTTGGCGCAATACAACGCCACTCCTGCAACCCGTGGTTAA
- a CDS encoding xanthine dehydrogenase family protein molybdopterin-binding subunit, translating to MTIKNKASHLDNSSRRDFIIKGTMLGGGLMLGIGVLPDSVYAQAGPKYDPNTPTQIGEAEVNAWVSIKPDDAVYIRIARSEMGQGTRTGLAQLVTEELECNWKKVKTQSATPGQSLARKRVWGEHGTGGSRGIRISEDYVRRGAAAARIMLMQAAANQWSVPVSELTVDKGVITHVSTGRKTTYGKVAELASTLTPPDPKSITLRDPRNWKVAGQPYARLDTANKVNGSKVYGVDLQLPGMLCASVKACPVFGGKLVSYDEAKIKGMRGVKGVVKIDDSTLAVVADTWWHANSALHAMPIVWDEGKAASVSQDGINKMLRDGLDEQGDFWQRKEGDAPAAINSATKKVEAIYYTPYRAHVTMEPMNATVKITGDRAEAWVPTQNGEGSHAALSEATGLPLANCEVYKLDSGCGLGRRGSMQDFTTYAAKVAQKFPGIPVKVIWSREEDMTHDYYHPIAMAKMTAGIDSSGNVTGMHIKVAGQSINATLAPQAIKDGKDERQLQGFYEKGPDAQLGYTFPTLLTEYVMKNTHVPVGPWRGVNTNQNGIFMECFMDECAKAAGKDPVKFRQALMQSHPKHLGVLNAAAKKADWDKPLPAGTYRGVAQFMGYASYSACVAEVTVQNNVVKVTRLVFALNSGHVVNPYLTREQIEGSVAMALGAIFLPEISVENGRIKQQNLDTYPLLKLSATPRIETVLVPSFDFWGGVGEPTICVVGPAVANAISAAIGRPVRNFPLSKEGLSLA from the coding sequence ATGACTATCAAAAATAAAGCCTCCCATTTAGATAATTCTTCCCGCCGTGATTTCATCATCAAGGGCACAATGCTTGGCGGTGGGTTGATGTTGGGTATAGGGGTCCTTCCGGATTCAGTATATGCACAGGCTGGCCCTAAATATGATCCTAATACACCAACGCAGATTGGCGAGGCGGAAGTAAATGCTTGGGTCAGCATAAAGCCGGACGATGCTGTCTATATCAGAATCGCTCGATCCGAGATGGGGCAAGGAACACGCACAGGCCTTGCTCAGTTGGTCACAGAAGAGCTTGAGTGCAATTGGAAGAAGGTTAAAACTCAGTCAGCTACACCAGGGCAAAGTTTGGCGCGTAAGCGCGTTTGGGGTGAGCATGGTACTGGTGGTAGTCGTGGCATCCGGATTTCTGAAGACTATGTGCGTCGTGGTGCAGCCGCCGCACGCATCATGCTCATGCAAGCAGCTGCCAATCAATGGAGTGTGCCCGTTTCAGAATTGACTGTAGATAAAGGTGTGATTACTCATGTATCAACAGGACGTAAAACAACCTACGGCAAAGTGGCTGAGTTAGCTTCTACCTTAACGCCCCCTGACCCAAAGTCGATTACCTTACGGGATCCAAGAAATTGGAAAGTTGCCGGACAACCATATGCACGCTTGGATACGGCAAACAAAGTGAACGGATCTAAAGTCTATGGTGTTGATTTGCAACTTCCTGGCATGCTTTGCGCATCCGTAAAAGCTTGCCCAGTCTTTGGCGGAAAATTAGTAAGCTATGACGAAGCCAAGATCAAGGGTATGCGTGGGGTGAAGGGTGTGGTCAAGATTGATGACAGCACCCTTGCAGTAGTTGCTGATACCTGGTGGCATGCTAATAGTGCGCTACATGCTATGCCGATTGTTTGGGATGAAGGCAAGGCTGCTAGCGTTTCACAAGATGGCATCAATAAAATGCTGCGTGACGGCTTAGACGAGCAAGGAGATTTTTGGCAGCGTAAGGAGGGCGATGCACCTGCAGCCATCAATAGTGCTACTAAGAAAGTAGAGGCCATTTATTACACGCCTTATCGTGCGCACGTCACGATGGAGCCTATGAACGCTACTGTCAAAATCACAGGCGATCGGGCGGAGGCATGGGTTCCCACCCAAAATGGTGAGGGCTCACATGCCGCCTTATCAGAAGCGACTGGATTGCCACTGGCTAATTGCGAGGTATATAAATTAGATTCGGGTTGCGGCTTAGGTCGTCGTGGATCTATGCAAGATTTCACGACCTATGCAGCTAAAGTTGCACAAAAATTTCCTGGGATACCAGTCAAGGTCATTTGGAGTCGTGAAGAAGACATGACTCATGATTATTACCATCCTATTGCGATGGCAAAAATGACTGCTGGTATTGATAGTTCTGGCAACGTAACTGGCATGCATATCAAGGTTGCAGGCCAGTCGATTAATGCCACGTTGGCACCGCAGGCCATTAAAGATGGCAAAGATGAGCGTCAGCTCCAGGGCTTCTACGAGAAGGGCCCCGATGCTCAACTCGGCTATACCTTCCCCACGCTCTTGACTGAGTATGTAATGAAAAATACCCATGTGCCGGTTGGCCCATGGCGTGGCGTAAACACGAACCAGAACGGCATCTTCATGGAATGCTTTATGGATGAGTGTGCTAAAGCAGCAGGCAAGGATCCTGTGAAATTTAGACAGGCACTCATGCAAAGTCATCCAAAACATTTGGGTGTTCTTAATGCTGCCGCAAAAAAAGCGGATTGGGATAAGCCGTTGCCAGCTGGAACGTACCGTGGTGTTGCCCAGTTTATGGGTTATGCCAGCTACTCCGCTTGCGTTGCTGAAGTAACCGTGCAGAATAATGTGGTGAAAGTTACTCGCTTAGTATTTGCCTTAAATTCTGGCCATGTTGTTAATCCTTACTTAACACGTGAGCAAATTGAAGGTTCTGTAGCAATGGCATTGGGAGCCATTTTCTTGCCAGAGATCTCTGTAGAAAATGGCCGCATCAAACAGCAGAATCTCGATACCTACCCATTACTAAAACTATCTGCAACTCCAAGAATTGAAACAGTCTTGGTTCCTAGCTTTGACTTTTGGGGTGGAGTAGGTGAGCCAACAATCTGTGTGGTTGGCCCTGCTGTTGCAAATGCAATTTCTGCCGCAATTGGCAGGCCAGTGCGGAACTTCCCGTTGAGTAAGGAAGGGCTGAGTTTGGCTTAG
- a CDS encoding sulfite oxidase heme-binding subunit YedZ: MKFIKTTVFLLSLIPLGRLMWLGAYEGLGANPIEFITRSTGTWALVFLCITLAMTPLRLMTGLMVWIKLRRMVGLFCFFYAAIHFSIWFWLDQNLDIWFMWSDVVKRPFITMGFLTLVLLTPLALTSNQWAARHLGKRWTILHKLVYLIACTAIVHYWWHKAGKNDLGTVSIYGAVIFLLLMCRIPAVRNVLQSYRRNSLG, translated from the coding sequence ATGAAGTTTATTAAGACAACTGTCTTTCTGTTATCTCTTATACCTCTAGGTCGCTTGATGTGGCTGGGGGCTTATGAGGGTTTGGGTGCCAATCCGATTGAATTTATCACCCGCTCTACCGGTACATGGGCGCTAGTTTTTCTGTGTATTACACTGGCGATGACTCCTTTGCGCTTAATGACAGGTTTGATGGTTTGGATCAAGCTGCGTCGCATGGTAGGGCTCTTTTGTTTTTTCTACGCTGCCATCCACTTTTCGATTTGGTTCTGGTTGGATCAGAACTTAGATATTTGGTTCATGTGGAGCGATGTTGTAAAGCGCCCTTTTATTACGATGGGCTTTCTAACTTTGGTATTACTAACGCCCTTAGCATTGACATCAAATCAGTGGGCCGCGCGTCACTTGGGTAAGCGTTGGACAATATTGCACAAGCTTGTGTACTTGATCGCATGTACTGCCATCGTTCACTATTGGTGGCATAAGGCAGGTAAAAATGATTTAGGAACAGTCTCGATTTATGGGGCAGTTATTTTTCTATTGCTGATGTGCCGTATCCCAGCAGTCAGAAATGTTCTCCAGAGTTACCGAAGGAATTCGCTTGGATGA
- a CDS encoding SOS response-associated peptidase, whose amino-acid sequence MCVQYLTTVNTDWVKTHFDLDLPISTAHDVFPTYPGPIVLKSHNTDRTAIGLARFGLLPSWAKEETFGRKTYNARVETVAEKPSYKLAWTKRHYALALADTFYEPYYESGKAVRTAIKQANHEPMAIASIWDTWTESETGELIVSFSMLTIDASNHPLMQHMHKPEDEKRTVVPLRPELFNAWLNATPEEAQVLLQIDSIPKLTLA is encoded by the coding sequence ATGTGCGTTCAATACCTCACTACCGTAAATACTGATTGGGTAAAAACTCACTTTGATCTCGATTTACCGATATCAACGGCTCATGATGTATTCCCAACTTATCCAGGACCCATCGTCCTCAAAAGTCACAATACTGATCGCACCGCAATTGGTTTGGCACGCTTTGGCTTATTGCCGTCATGGGCTAAAGAAGAAACCTTCGGCAGAAAAACCTATAACGCTAGAGTTGAAACGGTAGCCGAAAAGCCTTCTTATAAGCTTGCCTGGACAAAGCGGCATTACGCCTTAGCCTTGGCGGATACTTTTTATGAGCCTTATTATGAATCTGGTAAAGCAGTCCGAACCGCTATCAAGCAAGCTAATCACGAACCAATGGCGATTGCCTCTATCTGGGACACCTGGACTGAATCGGAAACTGGTGAACTGATCGTTTCATTTTCCATGCTCACTATTGATGCTAGCAATCATCCATTGATGCAACATATGCATAAACCGGAAGATGAAAAACGCACTGTAGTTCCCTTGCGGCCCGAACTCTTCAATGCATGGCTCAATGCCACGCCTGAAGAAGCGCAAGTGCTATTGCAAATAGACTCTATTCCCAAGCTAACCCTAGCCTAG
- a CDS encoding peptidylprolyl isomerase, translating to MKPFASVLNPMLARFIVAGMLTSALVGGAYAQQSGLPINAAASVNGTIITNDMVEQGIKVAVSQGQKDSSELRKVVIEKYIEVLLLSQQAEKDGLANSEKANTQLMMIRQNYLADLELSTYMAKNPITDADVQAEYNKEVSSLGPQGMIVEYKLSDIAVASEADAQAALARIKKGEPFDKVAKSVSLAPNKVQGGAVGWVQPGQVAPELASVLITLSKGQVSPAPIQMQQGWFLIKLEDKKSSKPPAFEQAKAAIRAGMTQRKQYEFLGQIAKDAKIVVQ from the coding sequence ATGAAACCTTTTGCTTCTGTATTAAATCCAATGTTAGCGCGCTTTATTGTTGCTGGCATGTTAACAAGCGCGCTTGTAGGTGGTGCCTATGCGCAGCAAAGTGGTTTGCCAATTAATGCAGCGGCATCTGTGAACGGAACCATCATTACTAACGACATGGTGGAGCAAGGAATTAAGGTTGCCGTTTCTCAGGGGCAAAAGGATTCTTCAGAATTGCGCAAAGTAGTGATTGAGAAGTACATTGAAGTGCTCTTACTTTCGCAGCAAGCGGAAAAAGATGGTTTAGCAAATTCAGAAAAAGCCAATACTCAACTGATGATGATCCGTCAGAACTATTTGGCAGATCTCGAGCTATCAACTTATATGGCTAAAAACCCAATCACTGACGCAGATGTCCAAGCTGAATACAACAAAGAGGTGTCTTCCTTAGGTCCTCAAGGCATGATTGTCGAATACAAGTTGAGCGATATTGCAGTGGCTAGTGAGGCAGATGCTCAAGCAGCGTTAGCGCGCATTAAAAAAGGCGAGCCATTTGATAAGGTTGCCAAGAGCGTCTCCTTAGCTCCGAATAAGGTGCAGGGCGGTGCTGTAGGTTGGGTTCAGCCTGGTCAGGTGGCCCCAGAATTAGCCTCCGTGTTGATAACCCTTTCTAAAGGCCAGGTTTCACCTGCGCCAATTCAGATGCAGCAAGGCTGGTTTTTAATCAAGTTGGAGGACAAAAAATCGAGCAAGCCACCAGCATTCGAACAAGCCAAGGCTGCTATTCGTGCAGGCATGACACAAAGAAAGCAATACGAGTTCTTGGGTCAGATTGCAAAAGATGCAAAGATTGTCGTTCAGTAA
- a CDS encoding dihydrofolate reductase has product MTQPTISMIVARSRNHVIGRDNQMPWKISADLQFFKRVTMGHPVIMGRKTWESIGRPLPGRRNIIVSRNATYQATGGELVGSLDEALNSLSEFPRVFVIGGEQLFTQAFPKADRLYITEIDMDIDGGDTFFTVPNASDWKEVERTPGSEGNITFSFITLERK; this is encoded by the coding sequence ATGACTCAACCTACTATTTCTATGATTGTTGCACGCTCACGCAATCACGTAATTGGCCGCGACAATCAAATGCCTTGGAAGATCTCGGCTGATTTGCAGTTCTTTAAGCGCGTCACCATGGGGCATCCAGTAATCATGGGTCGTAAAACTTGGGAATCCATTGGACGCCCACTTCCTGGACGTCGCAACATCATAGTGAGCCGCAATGCAACCTATCAAGCTACTGGTGGTGAATTAGTTGGATCACTCGATGAAGCCCTGAATAGCTTAAGTGAGTTCCCACGTGTTTTTGTCATTGGTGGTGAGCAACTCTTCACGCAGGCCTTTCCGAAAGCAGACCGACTCTATATTACTGAGATTGATATGGACATTGATGGTGGTGATACTTTCTTTACGGTTCCCAATGCATCAGATTGGAAAGAAGTAGAACGCACTCCTGGATCAGAAGGTAATATTACCTTTAGCTTCATTACACTAGAGCGCAAATAA
- a CDS encoding thymidylate synthase — MHQYHDLMKEVLAKGVQKSDRTGTGTVSVFGHQMRFNLADGFPMVTTKKLHLKSIIYELLWFLKGSTNNNWLKERGVSIWNEWAAPDGDLGPIYGYQWRSWPAPNGQHIDQISEVVETIKKNPDSRRIIVSAWNVADIPRMALAPCHAFFQFYVADGKLSCQLYQRSADIFLGVPFNIASYALLTHMMAQQCNLEVGDFIWTGGDCHLYSNHLEQVELQLSRDFFSLPKLNILRKPDSIFDYEFEDFEIDGYESHPHIKAPVAI, encoded by the coding sequence ATGCATCAATATCACGATCTCATGAAAGAAGTCCTCGCCAAGGGGGTTCAAAAGTCCGACAGAACTGGAACTGGCACGGTCTCCGTATTTGGACACCAGATGCGCTTTAACTTGGCCGATGGTTTCCCCATGGTAACCACCAAGAAGCTTCACCTGAAGTCCATCATCTATGAATTACTCTGGTTCCTCAAAGGCAGCACGAACAATAACTGGCTGAAAGAGCGCGGCGTATCTATCTGGAACGAATGGGCAGCACCCGATGGTGATTTAGGTCCTATCTACGGTTATCAGTGGCGCTCATGGCCAGCGCCGAATGGTCAGCACATCGATCAAATCTCTGAGGTGGTTGAGACGATCAAAAAGAATCCAGACTCACGTCGCATTATTGTTTCTGCGTGGAACGTAGCAGATATTCCCCGCATGGCTTTAGCACCTTGCCATGCTTTCTTTCAGTTCTATGTTGCCGATGGCAAATTGTCCTGCCAACTCTATCAACGCAGCGCTGATATTTTTTTAGGCGTGCCATTTAATATTGCTAGCTACGCTTTACTGACGCACATGATGGCGCAACAATGTAATCTGGAGGTGGGAGACTTCATTTGGACTGGTGGTGACTGTCACTTGTATAGCAATCATCTTGAACAAGTAGAACTTCAGCTATCGAGAGATTTTTTCTCTTTGCCTAAGCTTAATATTTTGCGTAAGCCTGATTCAATCTTTGATTACGAGTTTGAAGACTTCGAAATCGACGGCTATGAATCTCATCCTCACATTAAAGCTCCTGTAGCCATTTAA